One genomic segment of Peromyscus leucopus breed LL Stock chromosome 23, UCI_PerLeu_2.1, whole genome shotgun sequence includes these proteins:
- the Abhd11 gene encoding protein ABHD11 — protein MLHWARAWRVPRGKLGASSPRCSAVPVAFSSSRGSGQGNADPRPLPLSYNLLDGETTLPAIVFLHGLFGSKTNFNSIAKAMVQRTGRRVLTVDARNHGDSPHSPDASYEAMSQDLQGLLPQLGLVPCVVVGHSMGGKTAMLLALQRPDVVERLVAVDISPVGTTPGSYLGSYIAAMKAVDIPEKVRPSEARKLVDEQLSSTVKDPTIRRFLLSNLVEVDGRFSWRVNLETLAQYLDKILTFPQQLESYSGPTLFLRGGNSRYIQPSHHAEIRRLFPQAQIQTVPNAGHWVHSDKPQDFMDAVSSFLA, from the exons ATGCTCCACTGGGCGCGAGCGTGGAGGGTCCCCCGTGGGAAGCTTGGTGCCTCCTCTCCCAGATGCTCGGCGGTGCCCGTTGCCTTCAGTAGCAGCCGCGGTAGTGGCCAAGGAAACGCCGATCCGAG GCCGCTGCCGCTGTCCTATAACCTTCTAGATGGAGAGACGACACTCCCAGCCATCGTCTTTTTGCATGGACTCTTCGGCAGCAAAACGAACTTCAACTCCATAGCCAAGGCGATGGTCCAGAGGACCGGCAGGAGG GTGTTGACAGTGGATGCTCGGAACCATGGCGACAGCCCCCACAGTCCAGATGCAAGCTATGAGGCCATGAGTCAGGACCTTCAGGGCCTCCTGCCACAGCTGGGCCTGGTACCCTGCGTCGTCGTTGGCCACAGCATGGGAGGAAAGACAGCCATGCTTCTGGCCCTGCAGAGG CCGGATGTGGTGGAGCGATTGGTCGCTGTGGACATAAGCCCAGTAGGCACCACACCTGGATCATACCTCGGAAGCTACATAGCAGCCATGAAAGCAGTTGATATCCCGGAGAAGGTGCGGCCCTCCGAGGCCCGGAAGCTGGTGGATGAACAACTAAGCTCCACCGTCAAG GACCCAACCATTCGGCGGTTCCTGCTCAGTAACCTGGTGGAGGTAGACGGGCGATTCTCCTGGAGAGTGAACTTGGAAACTTTAGCTCAGTATTTGGACAAGATTTTGACCTTCCCACAGCAACTTGAATCCTACTCGGGCCCAACTCTCTTTCTGCGTGGTGGGAATTCTAGATACATACA ACCCAGCCACCACGCAGAGATCAGGCGTCTCTTTCCTCAAGCCCAGATTCAGACCGTGCCTAATGCTGGCCACTGGGTCCACAGTGACAAACCCCAAGACTTCATGGATGCTGTCAGCAGCTTCTTGGCCTAA